One part of the Actinomycetes bacterium genome encodes these proteins:
- a CDS encoding sulfatase-like hydrolase/transferase translates to MLLAVGLAVLFGNAPAEAADQGARPNILLLVGDNWAWPHAGACGDPSVKTPTFDQIARQGALFTHTFCQVPSCSAARAV, encoded by the coding sequence TTGCTCCTGGCCGTGGGGCTGGCCGTTTTGTTTGGCAACGCTCCTGCCGAGGCTGCCGACCAAGGCGCGCGCCCCAATATCCTGTTGCTGGTCGGCGACAACTGGGCCTGGCCGCATGCGGGCGCTTGTGGTGACCCGTCGGTCAAGACACCAACGTTTGACCAGATCGCCCGACAGGGCGCCCTGTTCACGCACACGTTCTGCCAGGTCCCCTCCTGCTCGGCCGCCCGCGCCGT